A stretch of the Hippoglossus hippoglossus isolate fHipHip1 chromosome 1, fHipHip1.pri, whole genome shotgun sequence genome encodes the following:
- the LOC117761049 gene encoding adhesion G protein-coupled receptor L1-like isoform X6 — protein MAASLWFLGVCALSLAHVAPSSQAMSRAAMPFGLLRRELACEGYPIELRCPGSDVVMVETANYGRTDDKICDADPFQMENTQCYLPDALKIMAQRCNNRTQCVVVAGVDVFPDPCPGTYKYLEIQYECVPYKVDQKVFVCPGSLLSIQPASSLLEAEHQSGAWCKDPLQAGDRLYVMPWTPYRTEVLYEYASWDDYRQNRITTTYKLPSRVDGTGFVVYDGAVFYNKERTRNLVKYDLRTRIKSGEAVVVNANYHDTSPYRWGGKSDIDLAVDENGLWVIYSTEANNGRIVVSQVNPYTLRFEGTWATGFDKRGASNAFMACGVLYAVRSVFQDDEGQAEGRAGSDMVIYAYDTSRGQELPVQIPFPNPYQYISSIDYNPRDNQLYVWNNYYVLRYPLQFTPPPPTKGPLSSLMTTVRSYTATVALTPVRPSASHPIGVINRGPFDQRPITAMVPLTPRPPLRIPLAPGGPGQVGGCEGRVARGVQWPPTLKGETVERPCPKGSLGIASYQCMLSPVGWSSRGPDLSNCTSPWVSQIAQKIKSGENAANIAGELVNLTRGRIYAGDVSMSVRLIEQLLDILDSQLQALRPANKESAARNYNKLQKRERTCRAYVQAVVQTVDNLLGPEALVSWADMSNVDQSRSASLLLDAVEKGAFLLANNLYEGRFSDRAPNVDLEVYVLNTEADIQDLTFPHSYDSDSILQISALALQQYSNNGQVKLVLSLYKNLGSFLTTQNSTLRLGLGLGQGSEVRRKSLVVNSHVISASVHRGSNRVYLSEPVIFTLRHLQLENHFGPNCSFWNATGFSGSGRWATQGCRLLHTNNTHTTCACNHLSSYAVLMTYQQPAFGVGVEELLVYVVSWVGISVALVCLATCLTTLCCQGAPWHTDHSTIHCNLWANLLITELLFLVGANKTQYTVVCSIIAGLLHFSLLSVFCWLCLEGVELYLLQREVFEGRNSRRKYFYLCGYSIPGLVVAVSAAIDFRGYGSKTACWLRTDNYFIWSFLGPGAVIIMLNLVILVMTLHKMHSTAALKPDSSRHDNLRAWAVGSLTLLFLQSVTWSSGLMFLSAPSLLLAYLFSSLNTAQGLLITILHCSLARKGQKDYGRCLRLSQCCATSSSSSPDSVKGSALRSNSRYTSSQSRRATANRQSRIRRMWNDTVRRQTESSFIAADVNNTPTLNRAALGNHFLTNPVLQTHAGASPYDTMLAQGYNQPFSSTGTFRNKQKGVVSQSQESCGLDSVCLNGGYTPNTFTLHGLGTTPGSRAGVVGSTDLLREGGVGIGGDDISPALLTPHGATDLGGSAGMRRNLSDAAALEKMIISELVQSNLRPSVPMPVPPERYGSLARPHHHDRAALMHTATLTRHPQPPQEGWAATMQPNTHHNAQDGWAHTRHHTQEGETHSTTRGQDHATTPRLQDGWSHAYTSGDSESRELLKDGDRSQLQGTLGRRGLQDRQQARPPDVQARPYSTLSRTPGTLSRHRGTVESSGGMDRERERDRDWDRYRDRPLPPPPPPPPQESEPLYKALEEPLLLKQREAGVDAWRGQNKDETFHLKRDGLIEEWRAERGRDDCFTSQKRDGEIDEWRGGMERGRDEPHLLEKRDGRLEVWRGGAEAEQEETFITQKKEFGIEAWRGGMEREKEETLFLKDRDGWRAGVERESEKQKDRALDVWRGGMDVDREESFLFESKDGGLDGRKRGKDRGSLRYHGEREDSESFALPLTPDLDLDPDSSPIYARDSNPSPLYPGDRSSPPISIFPRSSPPTNIFTQRDNNSPPNNLYSRHSPQVYSRSSSPPRFYTRTSPPTLSYPDSSPEGPEEVSPAGQSQRPALELPYSLGRPPLGPRPNHLQTFYQPPPLPSNGDAAYTAEPNSEGDDGQMQRVTSL, from the exons ATGGCTGCGTCTCTATGGTTCCTGGGGGTGTGTGCGCTCAGCCTGGCTCACGTCGCCCCCTCCAGCCAAG CTATGTCCCGGGCTGCAATGCCGTTTGGGCTGCTGCGCAGGGAGCTGGCATGCGAGGGTTATCCCATAGAGCTCCGCTGCCCTGGAAGTGACGTGGTGATGGTGGAAACTGCCAACTATGGACGCACCGACGACAAGATCTGTGACGCAGACCCCTTCCAAATGGAGAACACACAGTGTTACCTCCCCGATGCATTAAAGATTATGGCCCAGAG GTGTAACAACAGGACTCAGTGTGTCGTGGTCGCAGGGGTCGACGTGTTCCCAGACCCTTGCCCTGGAACATACAAGTACCTGGAGATCCAGTATGAGTGTGTCCCTTACA AAGTGGACCAAAAAG TTTTCGTGTGTCCTGGCTCGCTGCTCAGCATCCAGCCGgcctcctccctcctggagGCAGAGCATCAGTCTGGTGCGTGGTGTAAGGACCCACTGCAGGCCGGTGACAGGCTATACGTCATGCCATGGACGCCATATAGGACAGAGGTGCTGTATGAGTACGCCTCCTGGGACGACTACCGCCAAAACAGAATCACCACCACCTACAA GTTGCCTAGCCGTGTGGACGGTACAGGCTTTGTGGTTTATGACGGCGCTGTGTTTTACAACAAGGAGCGAACGCGCAATCTGGTCAAGTATGACCTGCGGACCCGCATCAAAAGCGGCGAGGCAGTGGTGGTTAATGCCAACTACCACGACACCTCACCTTACCGCTGGGGAGGGAAGTCAGACATCGATCTGGCGGTGGACGAGAACGGCCTTTGGGTGATCTACTCTACTGAAGCCAATAATGGACGCATCGTGGTCAGCCAG GTGAACCCATACACCCTGCGGTTTGAGGGTACATGGGCCACCGGCTTTGACAAACGCGGGGCGAGCAACGCCTTCATGGCATGTGGCGTGCTCTATGCCGTACGCTCCGTCTTCCAGGACGATGAAGGGCAGGCAGAGGGCCGGGCTGGCAGCGACATGGTGATTTACGCCTACGACACCAGCCGTGGACAGGAGCTGCCCGTTCAGATACCGTTCCCCAACCCTTATCAGTACATCTCCTCCATAGACTACAACCCCAGAGACAACCAGCTGTATGTGTGGAACAACTATTATGTACTGAGATACCCGCTACAGTTCACTCCGCCGCCGCCCACTAAAG ggcccctctcctctctgatgaCGACCGTACGCTCCTACACGGCTACTGTTGCTCTGACTCCAGTGCGACCGTCGGCCTCCCACCCAATTGGCGTCATCAATCGAGGGCCCTTTGACCAGCGGCCCATCACAGCCATGGTCCCTCTGACCCCACGCCCTCCACTGCGTATCCCCTTGGCTCCTGGGGGCCCCGGCCAGGTGGGCGGATGTGAGGGCCGGGTGGCACGAGGGGTGCAGTGGCCCCCTACCCTGAAGGGAGAGACGGTGGAGAGGCCGTGCCCTAAAGGTTCACTTG GTATAGCCTCCTATCAGTGCATGTTATCTCCAGTGGGCTGGAGCTCCAGAGGGCCTGACCTTTCCAACTGTACCTCTCCCTGGGTCAGCCAAATTGCACAGAAg ATTAAGAGCGGAGAGAACGCAGCCAACATCGCCGGGGAGTTGGTCAACCTAACCAGGGGGCGGATCTATGCCGGTGATGTCAGCATGTCCGTCAGGCTAATTGAACAGTTATTGGACATCCTGGACTCCCAGCTTCAGGCCCTGAGACCAGCCAATAAAGAGTCTGCAGCGCGCAATTACAACAAG ctgcagaAGAGGGAACGCACCTGCAGAGCTTACGTTCAG gCTGTCGTTCAGACAGTTGATAACCTGTTGGGTCCCGAGGCTCTCGTGTCCTGGGCTGACATGAGCAATGTAGACCAATCACGCTCCGCATCACTGCTGTTAGACGCAGTCGAGAAAGGAGCATTTCTATTGGCCAACAACCTCTACGAAGGCCGTTTCAGTGACAGAGCACCAAATGTTG ATCTGGAGGTGTATGTGCTAAACACAGAGGCGGACATACAGGACCTGACGTTCCCTCACTCCTACGACAGCGACAGCATCTTGCAGATATCAGCTCTGGCGCTGCAGCAGTACAGCAACAATG GCCAGGTGAAGCTGGTCCTCTCTCTCTATAAGAACTTGGGCTCCTTCCTGACAACCCAGAATTCCACTCTGCGACTCGGCCTGGGGCTGGGCCAGGGCTCAGAGGTCAGGCGTAAGAGCCTGGTGGTCAACTCCCATGTGATCTCTGCCTCTGTGCACAGAGGCTCCAACAGAGTGTACCTCTCTGAGCCCGTGATCTTCACCCTCAGGCACCTGCAG ctggagaaccACTTTGGCCCCAACTGCTCCTTCTGGAATGCAACAGGGTTTTCTGGGAGCGGCAGGTGGGCGACGCAGGGCTGCCGCCTGCTGCacaccaacaacacacacactacctgcGCCTGCAACCACCTGTCCAGCTATGCTGTCCTCATGACTTATCAGCAACCTGCT TTCGGGGTCGGCGTAGAAGAGCTTCTGGTCTATGTGGTGTCTTGGGTTGGCATCTCGGTAGCACTGGTGTGTTTGGCCACCTGCCTTACAACCCTGTGCTGCCAGGGGGCACCCTGGCACACAGACCACAGCACCATCCACTGCAACTTGTGGGCCAACCTGCTCATCACTGAACTGCTCTTCCTTGTTGGCGCCAACAAGACACAGTACACA GTGGTGTGCTCCATCATTGCTGGCTTGCTGCACTTCTCGCTGCTCTCAGTGTTTTGCTGGTTGTGTCTGGAGGGGGTGGAACTTTACCTGCTGCAGCGGGAGGTGTTTGAGGGTCGCAACTCCAGGAGGAAGTATTTCTACCTGTGTGGCTACTCCATTCCTGGGCTGGTGGTGGCCGTGTCTGCAGCCATAGACTTCAGAGGCTACGGCTCAAAGACGGC atgTTGGCTACGAACAGACAACTACTTCATCTGGAGTTTCCTTGGACCTGGTGCTGTCATCATCATG TTGAACCTTGTTATCTTGGTGATGACCTTACATAAGATGCACAGCACTGCAGCCCTGAAGCCAGACTCCAGTCGCCATGACAACCTGAG ggcGTGGGCAGTGGGCTCCCTGACGCTGCTCTTCCTGCAGAGCGTCACCTGGTCCTCAGGCCTGATGTTCCtgtctgctccatctctcctcctggcttatctcttctcctccctcaacACCGCCCAGGGCCTCCTCATCACCATACTGCACTGCAGCCTCGCCAGGAAG GGCCAGAAGGACTATGGCCGATGCCTGCGTCTCTCGCAGTGTTGTGCAACCTCCTCTTCCAGTTCTCCGGACTCGGTGAAGGGTTCTGCCCTCCGGTCCAACAGCCGCTACACGAGCAGCCAGAGTCGGAGAGCCACTGCAAACAGACAG AGTCGCATCAGGAGGATGTGGAACGACACCGTTCGCCGGCAGACCGAATCGTCTTTCATCGCTGCTGATGTGAACAACACTCCCACTCTCAACCGAG CTGCTTTGGGAAACCACTTCCTCACTAATCCAGTGCTGCAGACTCATGCTGGAGCCTCTCCCTATGACACAATGCTGGCCCAGGGATACAATCAACCTTTCTCCTCCACAG GAACCTTCAGAAACAAGCAGA AGGGTGTCGTGTCCCAAAGTCAGGAGTCCTGTGGGTTGGACAGTGTGTGCCTCAACGGAGGCTACACCCCCAACACCTTCACCCTGCACGGTCTGGGGACTACACCTGGGTCCCGAGCTGGAGTGGTGGGCAGCACTGACCtcctgagggagggaggagtagGCATCGGAGGGGATGACATCTCACCAGCCCTACTCACCCCCCACGGAGCCACAGATCTGGGCGGCAGTGCTGGAATGCGCCGGAACCTGTCTGACGCTGCTGCACTGGAGAAGATGATCATCTCAGAGCTGGTGCAGAGCAACCTGAGGCCCTCGGTCCCCATGCCGGTTCCTCCCGAGCGCTACGGCAGCCTGGCGAGGCCTCATCACCACGATAGGGCGGCCCTGATGCACACCGCCACACTGACTCGACACCCACAGCCGCCCCAGGAGGGCTGGGCTGCCACcatgcagccaaacacacaccacaatgCACAAGATGGCTGGGCGCATACAAGGCACCACACGCAAGAAGGCGAGACACATTCTACAACACGCGGGCAAGATCATGCCACAACGCCACGCTTACAAGATGGCTGGTCGCATGCATATACTTCTGGAGATTCGGAGTCCCGTGAGCTGCTTAAAGACGGGGACAGGTCGCAGCTGCAAGGCACTCTGGGACGCCGAGGGCTCCAAGACAGGCAGCAAGCACGTCCCCCTGATGTTCAGGCTCGGCCTTACTCCACACTCAGCCGCACCCCTGGTACTCTGTCCCGCCACCGTGGCACGGTGGAGTCAAgtggagggatggacagagagagagaaagggacagAGACTGGGATCGATACAGGGACAGGCCCcttccgcctcctcctccccctcccccacagGAGTCTGAGCCCCTGTACAAGGCTCTGGAAGAGCCGCTGCTGTTGAAACAGAGGGAGGCAGGTGTGGATGCTTGGCGAGGCCAGAACAAGGACGAGACATTTCACTTAAAAAGGGACGGATTGATTGAGGAATGGAGGGCTGAGCGAGGAAGGGATGATTGTTTTACCTCTCagaagagagacggagagattgATGAATGGAGAGGTGGaatggaaagagggagggatgaaCCTCATCTGTTGGAGAAGCGAGATGGAAGATTGGAGGTGTGgcgaggaggagctgaggcGGAGCAGGAAGAGACTTTCATAACCCAGAAGAAAGAATTCGGGATTGAGGCATGGAGAggtgggatggagagagagaaggaagaaaccttgtttttaaaagacagaGACGGATGGAGGGCAGGGGTTGAACGAGAGAGTGAGAAACAAAAGGATAGAGCACTGGACGtgtggagaggagggatggatgtAGACAGGGAGGAATCCTTCCTGTTTGAGAGCAAAGATGGCGGTTTAGACGGGAGGAAACGAGGGAAAGATAGAGGGTCTCTTCGGTATCATGGCGAGCGGGAGGATTCAGAGAGCTTTGCTCTGCCTTTGACCCCTGATCTTGACCTTGATCCTGACTCCTCACCAATCTACGCCAGAGATTCGAACCCCTCCCCGCTCTACCCGGGGGACCGAAGCTCGCCGCCAATCAGCATCTTCCCCCGAAGCTCTCCCCCGACAAATATTTTCACTCAACGAGACAACAACTCACCTCCCAACAACCTGTACTCCCGACACTCCCCCCAGGTGTACAGCCGAAGCAGCTCCCCTCCTCGCTTCTACACCCGCACCTCCCCTCCGACGCTCTCGTACCCCGACAGCAGTCCTGAAGGTCCGGAGGAGGTCAGCCCTGCCGGCCAGTCCCAGCGGCCCGCCCTGGAATTGCCCTATAGCCTGGGGCGGCCCCCGCTGGGGCCGCGGCCCAATCACCTGCAGACCTTCTACCAGCCGCCACCGCTGCCATCCAATGGAGACGCAGCGTACACGGCAGAGCCCAACTCTGAGGGAGACGACGGACAGATGCAGCGGGTGACGAGCCTGTGA